The Acidobacteriota bacterium genome window below encodes:
- a CDS encoding tetratricopeptide repeat protein produces MNRPLKIAVMSAALLTCAAGAAWMRSARLSAQAPAAAATDPAEQLAIHRNLGKAFYENPTTYAQSVEEFTKALALQPDSVRERVNLGLALLRAGKTPEAIAELLKAQELQPALPHTWFNLGITYKKEDEHEKAIAQFEKMVALAPTDAISQYNLGYLYRLTDKVAAALPHFEAAARLDPNLAGARFQLYNAYRAAGRAADAARELARFQELRRLQAGAAIPEDLDWSFYSEIYEPLEESPTLSTTAPSKPEFAAAELSAQADYERAGLVVLDYNADKRPDLLAWTDQGVALYRNGAERVPDSGLDNAGTIAGVAPGDFNNDGFVDLALLAADSVSLWANRNGKFEKLTTQLSSAPFNTKFNKAVWLDYDHDYDLDLILLGKASALARNNGSAGFSDMSRDFPFVKGEAIDAVQMDVIAYDNAFDLAVAYQDRAGVIYRDRLGGQYEVTPGLPEATPAIPEATRHLIAHDWNNDGWTDLAVSHLEYPSLREFGDELESSRMARTGSYQVLLLRNKEGVLQQEEQSISLASSFPAFVDFDNRGLADLISAAEGRLFTKANQGGAFSSENDFLEQGQIASRVSSADWDQDGKTDLATIGFGGAVERQRNETEPAGAWLTVSLEGVKNLKLAPGARVEVRAGRMYQKRTYAGVPLTFGLGPLGNTKLIDTVRITWPNGLIQNETKVAVNQHVTYKEAQRLSGSCPMIFTWNGKEFEFITDVLGVAPLGASLGDGQYFPVDHDEFIQIPGRALTAVNGKYEVRITEELREVAYFDEVKLIAVDHPANVEIFTNDKFKSPPFPEFRLFGVERRIYPKTARDHRGNDVLPQLRKLDKTYPDQFRRDLSGLAERHHIDLDFGNAAKNNSAVLVLNGWLDWADGSTFRAVSQEMSATPGGGNSGLGGDLALPYLQVKNARREWQTVIEDMGIPAGKPKTIAVDLTGKFLSASREVRIVTGMALYWDEIFLSEANGAAAAPLSAKMSDVALASVDLQFRGWSRPIIHPERKQPEHFDYQQWMPTTMWNPTQGLYTRYGDVKTLLTSMDDKLVLMGSGDEMRFLFDAASLPPLPVGWQRDFLLKVDGWAKDQDANTAFATSVEPLPFHGMSQYPYPANEHFPDTEEHREYRRIYNTRPALRVVRPLAPTPITRTSSANTSVPDFPEVAALSAPAPNAGDQPGGQQ; encoded by the coding sequence ATGAATCGTCCCTTAAAGATTGCCGTAATGTCCGCCGCGCTGTTGACGTGCGCTGCGGGTGCTGCTTGGATGCGCAGCGCAAGGTTGTCCGCGCAGGCACCCGCCGCCGCTGCAACTGATCCCGCGGAGCAGTTGGCGATTCACCGCAATCTGGGCAAGGCGTTCTATGAGAACCCTACCACGTACGCGCAATCCGTGGAAGAGTTCACCAAGGCGTTGGCGCTCCAGCCGGACTCGGTGCGTGAACGAGTCAACCTGGGCCTGGCGCTGTTGCGCGCGGGCAAGACGCCGGAAGCCATCGCCGAGTTGCTAAAGGCGCAGGAACTGCAGCCCGCGCTGCCGCACACCTGGTTTAATCTGGGCATCACCTACAAGAAGGAAGACGAGCACGAAAAGGCTATCGCGCAGTTTGAGAAGATGGTCGCGCTCGCGCCCACCGATGCGATTTCGCAATACAACCTCGGATATCTTTACCGCCTGACCGATAAAGTCGCGGCGGCGCTGCCCCATTTTGAGGCAGCCGCGCGGCTCGATCCCAATTTGGCCGGTGCGCGCTTCCAGCTTTACAACGCCTATCGCGCCGCCGGGCGCGCCGCCGACGCTGCGCGCGAACTGGCTCGCTTCCAGGAACTGCGCCGCCTGCAAGCCGGAGCGGCGATTCCCGAAGACCTCGACTGGAGCTTCTACTCGGAGATATACGAGCCGCTTGAAGAATCGCCCACTCTTTCCACGACAGCGCCGAGCAAACCAGAGTTTGCTGCGGCGGAACTCTCCGCGCAGGCCGACTACGAGCGGGCTGGTTTAGTGGTGCTCGATTACAACGCGGACAAGCGGCCCGATCTGCTCGCCTGGACCGACCAAGGTGTCGCGCTATATCGTAACGGCGCGGAGCGCGTTCCCGACTCAGGATTGGATAACGCCGGAACGATTGCGGGCGTCGCCCCCGGCGATTTCAACAACGACGGCTTCGTGGACCTGGCCCTTTTGGCCGCTGACAGTGTTTCGCTGTGGGCCAATCGCAACGGCAAGTTTGAAAAGCTGACTACGCAGTTGTCCTCTGCGCCATTCAACACCAAATTTAATAAGGCGGTCTGGCTCGACTACGACCATGACTATGACCTCGATCTGATCCTGCTCGGCAAGGCCAGCGCGCTGGCGCGCAATAACGGGAGCGCCGGCTTCAGCGACATGTCGCGCGATTTCCCGTTTGTGAAGGGCGAGGCCATCGACGCGGTGCAGATGGATGTGATCGCCTATGACAACGCGTTCGATCTGGCGGTGGCCTATCAGGATCGCGCCGGCGTGATTTATCGCGACCGGCTCGGCGGCCAGTATGAGGTCACGCCTGGGCTTCCCGAAGCCACGCCCGCGATCCCCGAAGCCACGCGCCATCTGATCGCCCACGATTGGAACAACGACGGCTGGACCGACCTGGCCGTCTCGCATCTCGAATATCCTTCGCTGCGCGAGTTCGGCGATGAGTTGGAATCTTCCCGCATGGCGCGGACCGGTTCGTATCAAGTGTTGCTGCTCCGCAATAAGGAAGGTGTGCTGCAGCAGGAAGAGCAATCCATTTCGCTGGCTTCCTCGTTCCCCGCGTTCGTCGATTTCGACAATCGCGGACTCGCCGATTTGATCTCCGCCGCCGAGGGCCGGTTGTTTACCAAGGCCAATCAGGGCGGGGCGTTCTCCTCCGAGAATGATTTTCTGGAGCAAGGGCAGATTGCCTCCCGCGTGTCCTCGGCGGATTGGGATCAGGACGGGAAAACGGATTTGGCGACCATCGGGTTCGGCGGCGCCGTCGAGCGTCAGCGAAATGAAACGGAGCCGGCGGGCGCGTGGCTGACGGTGTCGCTGGAAGGCGTGAAAAATCTGAAGCTCGCGCCGGGCGCGCGCGTCGAGGTCAGAGCCGGGCGCATGTATCAGAAGCGCACCTATGCGGGCGTGCCGCTGACGTTTGGGCTGGGCCCTCTGGGAAATACCAAGCTGATTGACACGGTGCGCATCACCTGGCCGAATGGACTCATCCAGAATGAGACGAAAGTGGCGGTCAACCAGCACGTCACATATAAGGAAGCGCAACGGCTGTCGGGATCGTGCCCGATGATCTTCACCTGGAACGGCAAGGAGTTCGAGTTCATCACCGACGTGCTCGGCGTCGCCCCGCTGGGCGCGAGCCTCGGCGACGGACAATATTTCCCGGTCGATCACGACGAGTTCATTCAAATACCGGGACGCGCATTGACAGCGGTGAACGGCAAGTATGAAGTGCGCATCACGGAGGAGTTGCGCGAAGTCGCTTACTTCGACGAAGTGAAACTAATCGCCGTCGATCATCCTGCGAATGTCGAGATATTCACCAACGATAAATTCAAATCGCCGCCCTTCCCGGAGTTCCGTCTATTCGGCGTTGAGCGGCGCATCTATCCGAAGACGGCGCGCGATCATCGCGGCAATGACGTGCTGCCGCAGTTGCGCAAGCTCGACAAGACTTACCCGGACCAGTTCCGCCGCGACCTGAGCGGGCTGGCCGAGCGGCATCATATTGATCTGGATTTTGGCAATGCAGCGAAAAACAACTCCGCCGTGCTGGTGCTGAATGGATGGCTCGACTGGGCCGATGGCTCCACCTTCCGCGCCGTCTCGCAGGAGATGAGCGCCACTCCGGGTGGAGGAAATAGCGGCCTTGGCGGCGACCTCGCTCTGCCCTATCTACAAGTGAAGAACGCGCGCCGCGAGTGGCAGACGGTGATCGAGGACATGGGCATTCCGGCGGGCAAGCCGAAAACCATCGCCGTGGACCTGACCGGAAAATTCCTCTCAGCCTCGCGCGAAGTGCGCATCGTTACCGGCATGGCGCTTTATTGGGATGAGATTTTTCTGAGCGAAGCGAATGGCGCGGCGGCAGCGCCGCTTTCCGCAAAGATGTCAGATGTGGCGCTGGCCAGCGTCGATCTGCAATTCCGCGGATGGTCGCGCCCCATCATTCATCCCGAGCGCAAGCAGCCCGAGCACTTCGATTATCAGCAGTGGATGCCCACGACGATGTGGAATCCCACGCAGGGACTGTACACGCGCTACGGCGACGTGAAAACATTATTGACCAGCATGGATGACAAATTGGTGTTGATGGGCTCGGGCGATGAGATGCGCTTCCTGTTCGATGCCGCATCGCTCCCGCCGCTGCCCGTCGGGTGGCAGCGCGACTTTCTGCTGAAGGTGGATGGCTGGGCCAAGGATCAGGACGCCAATACGGCGTTCGCGACGAGCGTCGAGCCGCTGCCGTTCCACGGCATGAGTCAGTATCCGTATCCGGCCAATGAACATTTTCCTGACACGGAAGAGCACCGCGAGTATCGCCGCATTTACAACACGCGCCCTGCGTTGCGCGTGGTCAGGCCGCTGGCGCCCACGCCGATTACGCGCACATCTTCTGCAAATACAAGCGTGCCGGATTTCCCTGAAGTGGCCGCGCTGTCTGCGCCCGCGCCGAATGCCGGAGATCAGCCCGGAGGGCAGCAATGA